One genomic segment of Aquamicrobium lusatiense includes these proteins:
- a CDS encoding 3-hydroxybutyrate dehydrogenase: protein MSATRTAVVTGSTSGIGLAIARALAAQGCNVVVNSFSDRPEDHEVAAEIARDHKVEAAYIGADMSKPAECRALVAKAAERFGSVDILVNNAGIQHVAPVEEFPVEKWDAIIAINLSSAFHTIAAAIPLMKREGGGRIVNIASAHGLVASPFKSAYVAAKHGIMGLTKTVALEVARDHITCNAVCPGYVLTPLVEAQIPDQMKANNMDRDTVVREVMLDRQPTKEFVTVEQVAAAVTFLCSEAAAQVNGTHISVDGGWVAQ from the coding sequence ATGAGCGCCACCAGAACCGCAGTTGTAACCGGCTCCACCTCCGGAATCGGCCTCGCCATTGCCCGCGCGCTTGCCGCGCAGGGCTGCAACGTGGTCGTGAATTCGTTTTCCGACAGGCCCGAGGACCATGAAGTTGCGGCAGAAATAGCCCGCGACCACAAAGTGGAAGCGGCCTATATCGGGGCCGACATGTCGAAGCCCGCCGAATGCCGCGCCCTGGTGGCGAAGGCGGCCGAGCGTTTCGGGTCGGTCGATATCCTCGTCAACAATGCCGGTATCCAGCATGTGGCGCCGGTCGAGGAATTTCCTGTCGAGAAATGGGATGCCATCATCGCCATCAACCTGTCCTCGGCCTTCCACACCATTGCGGCGGCGATCCCGCTGATGAAGCGGGAAGGCGGCGGACGCATCGTCAACATCGCCTCGGCCCACGGGCTCGTCGCCTCGCCGTTCAAGTCGGCCTATGTCGCGGCCAAGCACGGCATCATGGGCCTGACCAAGACCGTGGCGCTGGAAGTGGCGCGCGACCACATCACCTGCAATGCGGTGTGCCCCGGCTATGTGCTCACCCCGCTGGTCGAGGCGCAGATCCCCGATCAGATGAAGGCCAACAACATGGACCGCGACACGGTCGTTCGCGAGGTGATGCTGGACAGGCAGCCGACCAAGGAATTCGTCACCGTGGAGCAGGTTGCAGCCGCTGTCACCTTCCTGTGCTCGGAGGCCGCGGCGCAGGTCAACGGCACCCATATCTCCGTCGATGGCGGCTGGGTGGCGCAGTAA
- a CDS encoding patatin-like phospholipase family protein yields the protein MRANGNTVQRKKINIALQGGGSHGAFTWGVLDRLLEDDRLDIVAVSGTSAGAMNAVALADGFVRGGADGARTKLEDFWRAVARKGRFSPVQRTPWDVLWGNWSIENSPGYIWFDTMSRVVSPYLANPLGLNPLRDVIESEIDFDNVRSCKAMQVFISATNVETGQIRVFSDGEIDRDTVMASACLPQLFRAVEIDGVPYWDGGYGGNPALFPFFRATETEDVLLVQINPVQREGVPTSSSEIQNRMDEIAFNAALLREFRAIAFVKELIAAGRLPHGEYRDIRMHRIDADAAFKGLSASSKINAEWAFLEYLRDLGRDAASDWLEENFDAVGERATLDLSGELDDGMKPLKVAAPPPGARVSRFLATRKRPPGAGRVQG from the coding sequence ATGCGGGCCAACGGTAACACTGTGCAGCGCAAGAAGATCAACATCGCCCTGCAGGGCGGTGGGTCGCATGGCGCCTTCACATGGGGCGTTCTGGATCGCCTGCTGGAAGACGACAGGCTCGATATTGTCGCCGTCTCCGGCACAAGCGCGGGCGCCATGAACGCGGTTGCGCTGGCCGACGGCTTCGTGCGCGGCGGTGCCGACGGCGCGCGCACCAAGCTGGAGGATTTCTGGCGAGCCGTGGCGCGGAAGGGCCGTTTCAGCCCGGTGCAGCGCACGCCATGGGATGTGCTTTGGGGCAACTGGTCGATCGAGAATTCACCCGGCTATATCTGGTTCGACACCATGTCACGCGTGGTTTCGCCCTATCTGGCCAATCCGCTCGGTCTCAATCCGCTGCGCGATGTGATCGAAAGCGAGATCGATTTCGACAATGTGCGCTCCTGCAAGGCCATGCAGGTGTTCATCTCGGCCACCAATGTCGAGACCGGCCAGATCCGTGTCTTTTCCGATGGCGAGATCGATCGCGATACGGTGATGGCTTCCGCCTGCCTGCCGCAACTGTTCCGCGCGGTCGAGATCGACGGCGTGCCTTACTGGGACGGCGGCTATGGCGGCAATCCGGCGCTGTTTCCTTTTTTCAGGGCAACCGAGACCGAGGACGTGCTGCTGGTTCAGATCAACCCGGTGCAGCGCGAGGGTGTGCCGACCAGCTCCAGCGAGATCCAGAACCGCATGGACGAGATCGCCTTCAACGCAGCGCTGCTGCGCGAATTCCGCGCCATCGCCTTCGTCAAGGAACTGATCGCGGCGGGGCGCCTGCCGCATGGCGAGTACCGCGATATCCGCATGCATCGCATCGATGCAGATGCGGCGTTCAAAGGCCTGTCAGCCTCTTCCAAGATCAACGCCGAATGGGCGTTTCTGGAATATCTGCGCGATCTTGGGCGCGATGCGGCCAGCGACTGGCTGGAGGAGAACTTTGATGCGGTGGGCGAACGCGCCACGCTCGATCTCTCCGGCGAGTTGGACGACGGCATGAAGCCGCTGAAAGTAGCGGCGCCCCCTCCGGGTGCACGCGTCAGTCGCTTCCTTGCCACCCGCAAGCGTCCGCCCGGGGCCGGCAGGGTGCAGGGCTGA
- a CDS encoding ABC transporter substrate-binding protein, whose protein sequence is MRAIFAGWRANLLMAFALGLSVMPTLAQDTPPPRVVSMNLCTDQLAMLIAGEGQLHSVSVLASDPRSSAMARQAEAFVTNHALAEEIFLMEPDLVLAGTFSSRATVGLLRRLGFRVEEFAPATSFDDVRDHIARIGELLHRQQRAAELIAEVDAGLARLASGPQSGRTIALYEPNSYTAGSGTLANEIFTAAGLVNIAERLGIAGSARLPLEQLIMAKPDLIGRSSSDYGAPALAQENLVHPAFRALAGQKVVDLPVAKMICGAPFTLDAAFMLQDAAGEQNQP, encoded by the coding sequence TTGCGCGCCATTTTTGCTGGATGGCGCGCAAATCTGCTGATGGCATTTGCCTTGGGTCTTTCCGTGATGCCGACCCTTGCGCAGGACACCCCGCCACCCCGCGTCGTTTCCATGAACCTGTGCACCGACCAGCTCGCCATGCTGATCGCCGGCGAAGGGCAGCTTCATTCCGTCTCGGTGCTGGCCAGCGATCCGCGCAGCTCGGCGATGGCGCGGCAGGCCGAAGCCTTCGTGACCAATCACGCGCTTGCCGAGGAAATCTTCCTCATGGAACCCGACCTCGTTCTCGCCGGCACATTCTCCTCGCGCGCCACGGTCGGGTTGCTGCGCCGTCTGGGATTCAGGGTGGAGGAATTCGCCCCGGCAACCTCCTTTGACGATGTCCGTGACCATATCGCCCGCATCGGTGAACTCCTCCACCGCCAGCAGCGCGCCGCTGAGCTGATCGCCGAGGTGGACGCCGGTCTTGCGCGTCTCGCCTCCGGCCCGCAATCCGGCCGCACCATCGCGCTCTACGAGCCAAACAGCTATACGGCGGGCAGCGGTACGCTGGCCAACGAGATCTTCACCGCGGCGGGGCTGGTCAACATCGCCGAAAGGCTGGGGATCGCCGGCTCGGCGCGCCTGCCGCTGGAGCAGCTCATCATGGCAAAACCCGATCTGATCGGCCGTTCCAGCAGCGACTACGGCGCACCGGCGCTGGCGCAGGAAAACCTCGTCCACCCGGCTTTCCGCGCCCTCGCAGGGCAGAAGGTCGTCGATCTGCCGGTCGCGAAAATGATCTGCGGCGCGCCCTTCACCCTCGATGCCGCCTTCATGCTGCAGGATGCGGCGGGGGAACAGAACCAGCCATGA
- a CDS encoding ATP-binding cassette domain-containing protein, giving the protein MTLLSVENLSVRLGHRQVLNGLGFEVEAGEFVGLIGPNGAGKSTLLRSVLDLVPTQGHIRLSGEVAGAMNARRRAARVAYLAQEREIAWAVPVETIVALGREPHRAGFAALTAQDKTTIDDAMQRMDIEAFRDRIATELSGGEKARVLTARALAQDAPLLLADEPTAGLDPAHQISLMRLFASLAADGKSVVASLHDLGLAARWCSRLLLLHEGRIVADGAPTQVLTPHTLRDIYGVEAFFGEAGGAPVIQPLDLADVLP; this is encoded by the coding sequence GTGACGCTGCTCTCTGTTGAAAACCTTTCCGTCAGGCTCGGGCACCGACAGGTGCTGAACGGGCTGGGCTTCGAGGTCGAAGCCGGCGAATTCGTCGGGCTGATCGGTCCGAACGGAGCGGGCAAATCGACCCTTCTGCGCTCGGTGCTCGATCTGGTGCCGACACAGGGCCACATACGCCTGTCCGGTGAGGTCGCCGGAGCCATGAACGCGCGCCGGCGCGCGGCCCGCGTTGCCTATCTGGCGCAGGAGCGCGAAATCGCTTGGGCCGTGCCGGTCGAGACGATCGTGGCGCTAGGCCGCGAACCCCACCGCGCAGGCTTTGCCGCTCTGACCGCACAGGACAAAACCACCATCGATGATGCCATGCAGCGCATGGACATCGAGGCCTTCCGCGACCGTATCGCCACCGAGCTTTCCGGCGGCGAAAAGGCGCGTGTCCTGACGGCCCGCGCACTGGCGCAGGATGCGCCGCTGCTGCTGGCTGACGAGCCGACGGCCGGTCTCGATCCGGCCCATCAGATTTCGCTGATGCGCCTGTTTGCCTCGCTTGCCGCGGACGGAAAAAGCGTGGTCGCCTCTCTGCACGATCTTGGGCTGGCGGCGCGCTGGTGTTCGCGCCTGCTGCTACTTCATGAGGGGCGCATCGTGGCAGACGGTGCCCCGACACAGGTACTGACGCCGCACACCCTGCGCGACATCTATGGCGTGGAAGCCTTTTTCGGCGAAGCCGGCGGCGCGCCGGTCATCCAGCCGCTCGATCTGGCAGATGTGCTGCCCTGA
- a CDS encoding FecCD family ABC transporter permease: MNADHRYHLLIALLAALTLVLFLLSLTVGPAAVGFADSMAALFSGKADGVALIMREIRLPRAILGLMIGATLGLSGAVLQGYLRNPLAEPGLLGISASASLGAVLAIYTGLSAAFLLALPLAALAGAVAAVLVVQALAGARGSALIVILAGIAVTSFAGAMTSLALNLSPNPFAALEIMFWMLGSLTDRSMTHVWLSAPFMLIGWIMLGSLGRALDALTLGSETAASMGIELRRVQFLAVFGTAASVGAATAVAGAIGFVGLVVPHILRVLVGARPSRLLPASALGGASMVLGADTLVRIIAPERDLKLGVLTAIVGAPFFLWLVFRTRRSLM, translated from the coding sequence ATGAACGCCGATCATCGTTATCATCTTCTGATCGCGCTGCTTGCCGCGCTCACCCTGGTGCTGTTCCTGCTGTCGCTGACGGTCGGCCCGGCGGCGGTCGGCTTTGCCGACAGCATGGCGGCGCTGTTCTCCGGCAAAGCCGATGGCGTTGCCCTCATCATGCGCGAGATCAGGCTGCCGCGCGCCATTCTCGGGCTGATGATCGGCGCGACGCTCGGCCTCTCCGGCGCTGTCCTGCAAGGCTATCTGCGAAACCCTCTGGCCGAACCCGGCCTGCTCGGTATCAGCGCCTCCGCCTCGCTGGGTGCCGTTCTTGCCATCTATACCGGCCTGTCCGCCGCCTTCCTGCTCGCTCTGCCGCTTGCCGCCCTTGCCGGCGCGGTAGCAGCCGTTCTGGTCGTGCAGGCCCTTGCCGGTGCGCGGGGGTCGGCCCTCATCGTCATTCTCGCCGGTATTGCCGTCACCAGCTTCGCCGGGGCCATGACCTCGCTGGCGCTCAACCTGTCGCCCAATCCGTTCGCAGCCCTTGAGATCATGTTCTGGATGCTGGGCTCACTCACCGACCGCTCAATGACGCATGTGTGGCTCTCCGCGCCCTTCATGCTGATCGGCTGGATCATGCTGGGCTCGCTGGGGCGCGCGCTCGATGCGCTCACCCTCGGCTCGGAAACGGCTGCCTCGATGGGCATCGAATTGCGCCGCGTGCAATTTCTGGCCGTGTTCGGCACGGCCGCCAGCGTCGGCGCCGCGACAGCCGTAGCCGGTGCCATAGGCTTCGTCGGGCTGGTCGTGCCGCATATCCTGCGGGTGCTGGTGGGTGCGCGGCCATCACGCCTGCTGCCGGCCAGCGCGCTCGGCGGTGCATCCATGGTGCTCGGCGCCGACACACTGGTGCGCATCATCGCGCCCGAGCGCGATCTCAAGCTTGGCGTGCTTACCGCAATCGTCGGTGCCCCGTTCTTCCTCTGGCTCGTCTTCCGCACCCGCAGGAGCCTCATGTGA
- a CDS encoding TonB-dependent receptor plug domain-containing protein: protein MRTTILAAGICSLTLTGAVRAQDEGQQAGDVIELKTISVTANRTPTRKNKVGSKVEQITQAEIGGKSRPVLSDYLNLLPGVSVARNGGLGGTTGLFVRGLGSGYVKTLYNGIDISDPTGTQVLTHYQYLLTGGISNVDVLKGSQSTLYGSSAIAGLVNISTLGQPDSGVHHTVEAEGGSFGTVRGRYGFTAANEGSGFAGNVSGLHTDGISALADGRERDGLDSLNIDLTAEHRINEAFSVFGSVLHLNSKAEFDGNGPDDPDSYERARMTGGRFGLNFDLMDGRLKNTVSAQGFKSDRESVWGGFPSSFIGTRQKIDYQGSFEATERVLLQYGLDHEKQEADDAGGGSPLGKFDLTGVWAQAVLEPVNDLVLTAGLRHDEHSEFGGHTTYRGTASYLFATTGTRLHSSYGTGFLAPSLYQLYAPSSVGNPNLQPETSRSFDIGVEQHLLGGALTADVTYFHIRVDDKIDWINDFSYPWGGYYDQTPGTTRSKGVEASFTYAATGWLDLGGSYTYTDSRKADGTRNVRIPRHAVVLSAEARPAEKWTIGADVKFVADVVDGGAKLDDYVLLNAKVAYQLTESTQIYLRGENLLNENYQTVKGYGTPGIAAFAGIKAKF from the coding sequence ATGAGAACAACGATTCTGGCTGCCGGCATCTGCTCGCTGACGCTTACCGGTGCCGTCCGGGCGCAGGATGAAGGCCAGCAGGCCGGCGATGTCATCGAGCTGAAGACAATCTCGGTAACCGCCAACCGCACCCCGACCCGGAAGAACAAGGTCGGCTCTAAGGTGGAGCAGATCACGCAGGCGGAAATCGGGGGGAAATCCCGTCCGGTCCTCAGCGACTATCTGAACCTGCTGCCCGGCGTTTCGGTTGCCAGAAATGGCGGCCTCGGCGGCACGACCGGCCTTTTCGTGCGCGGTCTTGGCTCCGGCTACGTCAAGACGCTCTACAATGGCATCGACATTTCCGACCCGACCGGCACACAGGTGCTGACGCATTACCAGTATCTTCTCACCGGCGGCATCAGCAATGTGGACGTTCTGAAGGGCTCCCAGAGCACCCTCTACGGTTCCAGTGCCATAGCCGGTCTGGTGAACATCTCGACGCTCGGCCAACCGGACAGCGGAGTTCACCATACGGTTGAGGCCGAGGGCGGTTCTTTCGGCACCGTGCGGGGCCGCTACGGATTTACCGCTGCGAACGAAGGATCGGGATTCGCAGGCAACGTCTCGGGGTTGCACACCGACGGCATCTCGGCTCTGGCAGACGGCCGGGAGCGGGATGGCCTCGACAGTCTGAATATCGACCTCACCGCCGAACACAGGATCAACGAAGCCTTTTCGGTCTTCGGCTCGGTCTTGCACCTCAATTCAAAGGCCGAATTCGATGGCAACGGCCCCGACGATCCCGACAGCTATGAGCGGGCGAGGATGACCGGAGGCCGGTTCGGACTCAATTTCGATCTCATGGACGGCAGGCTGAAGAACACCGTCTCCGCTCAAGGTTTCAAATCCGACCGGGAGAGCGTGTGGGGCGGTTTCCCCAGCTCCTTCATCGGCACAAGGCAGAAGATCGATTATCAGGGATCGTTCGAGGCGACGGAAAGAGTTCTCCTGCAATATGGCCTCGACCATGAGAAACAGGAAGCCGACGATGCCGGCGGCGGCAGCCCGCTGGGCAAGTTCGATCTTACCGGCGTGTGGGCTCAGGCGGTCCTCGAACCGGTGAATGATCTGGTGCTCACCGCTGGGCTTCGCCATGACGAGCATTCCGAATTCGGCGGCCACACCACCTATCGCGGCACGGCGTCCTACCTGTTTGCCACCACAGGAACCCGCCTTCATTCATCTTATGGAACAGGTTTTCTGGCTCCAAGCCTCTACCAGCTTTACGCCCCCTCCAGCGTGGGCAACCCCAACCTTCAGCCGGAGACGAGCCGCAGCTTCGATATAGGTGTGGAGCAGCATTTGCTGGGCGGGGCGCTGACGGCCGATGTCACCTACTTCCACATCAGGGTGGACGACAAGATCGACTGGATAAACGATTTCAGCTATCCGTGGGGCGGCTACTACGACCAGACACCCGGAACCACGCGCTCGAAAGGCGTCGAAGCTTCCTTCACCTACGCCGCCACCGGCTGGCTCGACCTCGGCGGCTCCTACACCTATACGGATTCGCGCAAGGCGGACGGCACCCGCAACGTCCGCATTCCGCGACATGCCGTTGTCCTTTCGGCCGAAGCCCGGCCTGCCGAAAAGTGGACCATTGGCGCAGACGTGAAATTCGTCGCGGATGTCGTGGACGGCGGCGCAAAGCTGGATGATTATGTGCTGCTCAACGCCAAAGTCGCGTACCAGCTCACGGAGTCCACGCAGATCTACCTTCGGGGTGAAAATCTGCTCAACGAGAACTACCAGACCGTGAAAGGCTACGGCACACCCGGCATCGCTGCCTTCGCCGGAATCAAGGCGAAGTTCTAA
- a CDS encoding iron ABC transporter substrate-binding protein: MHPALSALFGSTLALAGLILSSQAMAQEKRIIVYNAQHESLAKEWATAFTAETGIGVTLRSGADSEFSNQIVAEGKASPADVFLTENSPAMTQVEQAGLFAPVDADTLALVEDQYRPSGGHWIGIAARSTVFAYNKTKLTEDQLPKSLLDLAGPQWKGRWGASPSGPDFQAIVSALLQLKGEAVTSDWLKAMKTNFKAYRGNNTVLKAVNSGEIDGGIIYHYYWFGDRARTGENSSDVELHYFRNGDPGAFVSISGGGVLASSKHPQESQAFLKWIVGKGGQKVLREGTSYEYTVGRGEPSNAALVSLEDLQAPKIDPQTLNSRKVTDLMTDAGLM, translated from the coding sequence ATGCACCCTGCCCTTTCCGCCCTTTTCGGCAGCACGCTGGCCCTGGCCGGCCTCATCTTATCCTCGCAGGCAATGGCTCAGGAGAAGCGGATCATTGTCTACAACGCCCAGCATGAAAGTCTTGCGAAGGAATGGGCCACGGCCTTTACCGCCGAAACCGGCATCGGGGTGACGCTGCGCAGCGGGGCGGACAGCGAGTTTTCCAACCAGATCGTGGCCGAGGGCAAGGCTTCGCCCGCCGACGTGTTCCTGACAGAGAATTCGCCCGCCATGACGCAGGTGGAGCAGGCCGGCCTGTTCGCTCCGGTCGATGCCGACACGCTGGCGCTGGTCGAGGACCAATATCGCCCTTCCGGCGGCCACTGGATCGGCATTGCCGCGCGCAGCACCGTGTTTGCCTACAACAAGACGAAGCTGACGGAAGACCAACTGCCGAAATCGCTGCTCGACCTCGCCGGCCCGCAATGGAAAGGCCGCTGGGGCGCTTCGCCTTCCGGGCCGGATTTTCAGGCCATCGTCAGCGCCCTTCTCCAGCTGAAGGGCGAAGCCGTCACCAGTGACTGGCTGAAGGCGATGAAGACCAATTTCAAGGCCTATCGCGGCAACAACACCGTTCTGAAGGCGGTGAACAGCGGCGAGATCGATGGCGGCATCATCTATCACTATTACTGGTTCGGCGACCGCGCCCGCACCGGCGAGAACAGCAGCGACGTCGAGCTGCACTATTTCCGCAACGGCGATCCGGGCGCCTTTGTGTCCATCTCCGGCGGCGGCGTGCTGGCGTCCAGCAAGCACCCGCAGGAATCGCAGGCTTTCCTGAAATGGATCGTCGGCAAGGGTGGTCAAAAGGTGCTGCGCGAGGGCACGTCCTACGAATACACGGTCGGCAGGGGCGAGCCTTCCAACGCCGCCCTCGTATCGCTTGAAGACCTGCAGGCCCCGAAGATCGATCCGCAGACGCTGAATTCCCGCAAGGTGACGGACCTGATGACCGACGCAGGCCTGATGTAA
- a CDS encoding tyrosine-protein phosphatase, whose translation MGAHMGVQQLLGNFHEVIPGEFYRSGQPDGDDVAAYADRYRIRTIINLRNETPDAEALAARAAAERHGIRIIDFPMSSSKGLPVEKSAELAALMRDAEKPLLVHCDHGANRTGLASAIYTGAIAGKGEIAAELQLSPYYGHVPIRGVGRYEMYRSWDRFEETIGF comes from the coding sequence ATGGGCGCTCATATGGGCGTGCAGCAATTGCTCGGCAACTTCCATGAGGTAATACCGGGCGAATTCTACCGCTCCGGACAACCGGACGGGGACGACGTCGCGGCCTATGCGGACCGCTACCGGATCCGCACCATCATCAACCTGCGCAACGAGACCCCCGATGCCGAAGCGCTGGCAGCGCGCGCGGCGGCGGAGCGCCACGGCATCAGGATCATCGATTTCCCAATGTCTTCGTCGAAGGGCCTGCCCGTCGAAAAGTCTGCGGAACTTGCCGCCCTGATGCGCGACGCGGAAAAGCCGCTTCTGGTGCATTGCGACCATGGTGCGAACCGCACCGGCCTGGCATCGGCCATCTATACGGGTGCGATCGCCGGCAAGGGCGAGATCGCGGCCGAGCTGCAGCTTTCGCCCTATTACGGCCATGTGCCGATCCGCGGTGTTGGGCGATAC
- the purE gene encoding 5-(carboxyamino)imidazole ribonucleotide mutase — MTDRQADVAIIMGSQSDWATMRHAAETLAELGVSHKSLIVSAHRTPQRLYDFAHGAKAAGYKVVVAGAGGAAHLPGMTAAMTSLPVFGVPVESKALSGQDSLLSIVQMPAGIPVGTLAIGKAGAVNAALLAAAVLALTDDALAGRLEGWRAAQTDKVAFEPKDDA, encoded by the coding sequence TTGACCGACCGACAAGCCGATGTCGCCATCATCATGGGCAGCCAGTCCGACTGGGCGACCATGCGTCACGCCGCCGAAACGCTCGCCGAACTTGGTGTTTCCCACAAAAGCCTCATCGTTTCCGCGCATCGCACGCCGCAACGTCTCTATGACTTTGCCCACGGCGCGAAGGCTGCCGGTTACAAGGTGGTGGTGGCTGGCGCCGGCGGGGCCGCCCATCTGCCGGGCATGACGGCGGCGATGACCTCGCTGCCCGTGTTCGGCGTGCCGGTGGAATCGAAGGCGCTGTCCGGACAGGATTCGCTGTTGTCGATCGTGCAGATGCCGGCCGGCATTCCGGTCGGCACGCTGGCTATCGGCAAGGCCGGCGCGGTCAATGCGGCACTTCTCGCCGCCGCTGTTCTGGCGCTCACCGACGATGCGCTGGCCGGGCGGCTGGAAGGCTGGCGCGCCGCGCAGACCGACAAGGTTGCCTTCGAGCCGAAGGACGACGCGTGA
- a CDS encoding 5-(carboxyamino)imidazole ribonucleotide synthase gives MMLAPGSTIGIVGGGQLGRMLAMAAARLGYRIAVLEPQAGCPAAQVANRQIVAAYDDPAGLAELAAISDVITYEFENVPVEAAETLAGRVPVLPPPRALEVSQDRLSEKQFLNGIGIDTAPFLAVDSDADLASALHSFGGNGVLKTRRMGYDGKGQRVFRHMESGNYSGVFEAMGSVPLILEGLISFECEISVIGARGADGRVATYAPARNVHRDGILHTSTVPAAVPDITADVARAAAASILEALGYVGVIGVEFFVLDDGSVLVNEIAPRVHNSGHWTEAACVISQFEQHVRAIAGLPLGDTRHHSACVMENLIGDDVARVPELVAEPDVLVHLYGKAEARPGRKMGHFTRLTGRN, from the coding sequence GTGATGCTGGCGCCCGGATCGACAATCGGCATCGTCGGCGGCGGCCAGCTTGGCCGCATGCTGGCCATGGCCGCCGCGCGCCTCGGCTACCGCATCGCCGTGCTGGAGCCGCAGGCCGGTTGCCCGGCCGCGCAGGTGGCGAACCGGCAGATCGTGGCTGCCTATGACGATCCGGCCGGGCTGGCCGAACTGGCCGCGATCAGCGATGTCATCACCTATGAATTCGAGAACGTGCCGGTGGAGGCCGCCGAGACGCTCGCAGGGCGCGTGCCCGTTCTGCCGCCGCCCCGGGCGCTGGAGGTGTCCCAGGACCGGCTGAGCGAAAAGCAGTTCCTCAACGGCATCGGTATCGACACGGCCCCCTTCCTTGCCGTCGACAGCGACGCGGACCTTGCGTCCGCCCTGCACAGTTTTGGCGGCAACGGCGTGCTGAAGACACGCCGCATGGGTTATGACGGCAAGGGCCAGCGCGTGTTCCGCCATATGGAAAGCGGCAATTATTCCGGCGTCTTCGAGGCGATGGGGTCGGTGCCGCTGATCCTTGAAGGACTCATTTCCTTCGAGTGCGAGATTTCGGTGATCGGTGCGCGGGGCGCCGATGGCAGGGTGGCGACCTATGCGCCGGCACGCAACGTCCATCGCGACGGCATCCTGCACACCTCCACCGTGCCTGCCGCCGTTCCCGACATTACCGCCGACGTCGCGCGGGCCGCTGCCGCCTCGATACTCGAAGCGCTCGGCTATGTGGGCGTCATCGGCGTGGAGTTCTTCGTACTGGACGATGGCTCGGTGCTGGTCAACGAGATCGCGCCGCGGGTGCACAATTCCGGCCACTGGACCGAAGCCGCCTGCGTCATCTCGCAGTTCGAGCAGCACGTCAGGGCCATTGCCGGGCTGCCGCTGGGCGACACGCGCCATCACAGCGCCTGCGTGATGGAGAACCTGATCGGCGACGATGTCGCGCGCGTACCTGAACTCGTGGCCGAGCCGGACGTCCTTGTCCATCTCTATGGAAAGGCAGAGGCTCGCCCCGGCCGCAAGATGGGCCATTTCACCCGCCTGACCGGCCGCAACTGA